The following proteins come from a genomic window of Hoplias malabaricus isolate fHopMal1 chromosome 15, fHopMal1.hap1, whole genome shotgun sequence:
- the haus1 gene encoding HAUS augmin-like complex subunit 1, with product MCEKSLRVNKWLDSIFGQQAVPAFEVNARTIEVLDQIVRTSEARCEEVRMLITSRRQKASEYSSDASHLKELLHQSVGLQPESVSKSTSDFLSVLEGTADALKVKDTSIGSFVPAINKLTNDLAEAEKTERRLERELSAMRRKVATTMIVQKNLQEDLLKTTQVQQMEAATAEERLLNVDFIKNKSRELTYRNKRAQDKLASRQMEESLTHQSILELSEKITALNQETVPLMKKLEPYSDLSPSPALARVKIEEAKRELAALDAELDQKVDLNALII from the exons ATGTGTGAGAAGAGTTTAAGG GTGAACAAGTGGCTGGACTCAATTTTCGGCCAGCAGGCAGTGCCAGCGTTTGAAGTGAATGCCCGCACTATTGAGGTGTTGGACCAGATTGTGAGAACCAGTGAGGCGAGATGTGAGGAGGTCAGGATGCTCATAACATCCCGCAGGCAGAAAGCCTCAGAGTACAGCAGCGATG CGTCCCACTTAAAAGAGCTGCTTCACCAGTCTGTAGGGCTGCAACCAGAAAGTGTCTCTAAATCCACCTCGgattttctgtctgtgttagAAGGCACCGCTGATGCACTGAAAGTTAAGGACACATCAATTGGAAG CTTTGTCCCTGCAATTAATAAACTGACTAACGACCTGGCCGAAgcagaaaagacagagagaaggctGGAGAGGGAGCTCTCAGCCATGAGGCGGAAAGTAGCTACTACAATGATCGTGCAGAAAAACCTACAAGA AGACCTCCTGAAGACCACACAGGTCCAACAGATGGAGGCAGCCACAGCAGAGGAGAGACTGCTCAATGTGgacttcattaaaaataaatcacgaGAGCTAACATACAGGAACAAGAGAGCACAG GACAAGCTGGCGTCTAGACAAATGGAGGAATCCCTCACACACCAGTCTATTCTGGAGCTTTCAGAA aaaatcacagcactgaaccAGGAGACAGTACCACTTATGAAGAAGCTGGAGCCCTATAGTGACCTGAGCCCT AGTCCTGCTCTGGCCCGGGTAAAAATTGAAGAGGCAAAGAGAGAACTT GCGGCTTTGGATGCTGAACTGGATCAGAAGGTGGATTTGAACGCTTTAATTATATAA